A genomic stretch from Marinitoga litoralis includes:
- a CDS encoding IS3 family transposase, whose product MIELLSVDNPSNPEFFYKTLGSKKLSAIFRQKFNIIINHKKIHRLRKELNLVRYYHRHPKHPRKRPKNHDITRPNQYWESDIKFIPTKYDGYIPILSIIDANIHCWCVYWQFY is encoded by the coding sequence TTGATTGAATTATTATCTGTTGATAATCCGTCTAATCCTGAGTTCTTTTACAAAACTCTTGGCTCTAAGAAATTATCTGCTATATTCAGACAAAAGTTTAATATTATCATTAATCACAAAAAGATTCACAGATTAAGAAAAGAATTAAATCTTGTTAGATATTATCATCGTCATCCTAAACATCCAAGAAAAAGACCTAAAAATCATGATATTACTAGACCTAATCAATATTGGGAATCTGATATTAAGTTTATTCCTACTAAATATGATGGTTATATTCCTATTCTTAGCATAATCGATGCAAATATCCATTGTTGGTGTGTATATTGGCAATTCTATTAA
- a CDS encoding integrase core domain-containing protein → MYIGNSIKAKDFISTVRKSIEFRGTIPNNLIIRTDNGPQFKAKITAAFMEELNIIHEFGYKNNPNSQAYIESFHSSVQHEFVESIEFDYIDDVYNYYISYIYFYNNLRPHGSLNYFTPEFVFNLFSNTNNESNEIKSIKFNDFIVCVKK, encoded by the coding sequence GTGTATATTGGCAATTCTATTAAAGCTAAAGATTTTATTTCTACCGTTAGAAAATCTATTGAATTTAGAGGCACTATTCCTAATAATCTTATTATCAGAACTGACAACGGGCCACAATTTAAAGCTAAAATTACTGCTGCTTTTATGGAAGAATTAAACATTATTCATGAATTTGGATACAAGAATAATCCTAACTCTCAAGCTTATATTGAATCTTTTCATTCTAGTGTTCAACATGAATTTGTTGAATCTATTGAATTTGATTATATTGATGATGTCTATAATTATTATATTTCATACATTTATTTTTATAATAATTTAAGACCTCACGGTTCTTTGAATTATTTTACTCCCGAGTTTGTGTTTAATCTTTTTTCTAATACAAATAATGAATCAAATGAAATTAAATCAATTAAATTTAACGATTTTATTGTTTGTGTGAAAAAATGA